One segment of Fuscovulum ytuae DNA contains the following:
- the recA gene encoding recombinase RecA, whose protein sequence is MAVANLLDLNGKREMDKQKALESALAQIERQFGKGSIMKLGKDSPVMEIEATSTGSLGLDIALGIGGLPKGRIIEIFGPESSGKTTLTLHVVAEEQKKGGVCAFVDAEHALDPQYAKKLGVNLDELLISQPDTGEQALEIVDTLVRSGAVSLIVVDSVAALTPKSEIEGDMGDMQMGSQARLMSQAMRKLTASIGRSNCMVIFINQIRMKIGVMFGSPETTTGGNALKFYASVRMDIRRVGSIKDKDEVIGNSTRVKVVKNKVAPPFREVEFDIMYGEGISKLGELIDIGVKAGVVEKSGAWYSYGDERIGQGRENAKLFLKQNPSLAADIEDKIRAANGLDFAAPGGAGEDDVLDM, encoded by the coding sequence ATGGCGGTGGCGAACCTCCTCGACTTGAACGGGAAGCGCGAAATGGACAAGCAGAAGGCGCTGGAAAGCGCTCTGGCACAGATCGAACGGCAGTTCGGCAAAGGGTCGATCATGAAGCTGGGCAAGGACAGCCCGGTGATGGAGATTGAGGCGACCTCCACCGGATCGCTGGGCCTTGATATTGCGCTGGGGATTGGCGGCCTGCCCAAGGGGCGGATCATCGAAATTTTCGGACCGGAATCGTCGGGCAAGACCACGCTGACGCTGCATGTGGTTGCAGAAGAACAGAAAAAGGGCGGGGTCTGCGCCTTTGTCGATGCCGAACACGCGCTGGACCCGCAATATGCCAAGAAGCTTGGCGTCAATCTGGACGAGCTGCTGATTTCGCAGCCCGACACGGGTGAACAGGCGCTGGAGATCGTCGACACGCTGGTGCGGTCGGGCGCGGTAAGCTTGATCGTGGTCGATTCGGTGGCTGCGCTGACGCCCAAGTCGGAAATCGAGGGCGATATGGGCGACATGCAGATGGGCAGCCAAGCCCGCCTGATGAGCCAAGCCATGCGCAAGCTGACGGCGAGCATTGGTCGGTCGAATTGCATGGTGATCTTCATCAACCAGATCCGCATGAAGATCGGCGTGATGTTTGGCAGCCCGGAAACGACGACGGGGGGCAATGCGCTGAAATTCTATGCCAGCGTGCGGATGGATATCCGCCGTGTGGGATCGATCAAGGACAAGGACGAGGTGATCGGCAATTCGACCCGCGTGAAGGTGGTGAAGAACAAGGTCGCACCTCCCTTCCGCGAGGTGGAATTTGACATAATGTATGGCGAAGGCATCTCGAAACTGGGCGAGTTGATCGATATCGGCGTAAAGGCCGGGGTCGTGGAGAAATCAGGCGCTTGGTATTCCTATGGGGACGAGCGGATCGGGCAGGGGCGCGAGAATGCGAAACTGTTCCTGAAGCAGAACCCAAGCCTTGCAGCCGATATCGAAGACAAGATCCGGGCCGCGAATGGGCTGGATTTCGCCGCCCCCGGCGGGGCCGGTGAGGATGACGTGCTGGACATGTAA
- the alaS gene encoding alanine--tRNA ligase, giving the protein MASLNDIRSTFLDFFQRNGHRVVESSPLIPRNDPTLMFANSGMVQFKNCFTGVETRDYKRATTAQKCVRAGGKHNDLDNVGYTARHHTFFEMLGNFSFGDYFKAEAIAFSWELLTKDFGIDPKKLCVTVYHTDDEAAGIWKKVAGLEDHRIIHIASDDNFWRMGPTGPCGPCTEIFYDHGDHIWGGPPGSADEDGDRFIEIWNNVFMQNEQFADGTLRPLDMQSIDTGMGLERIGALLQGKHDNYDTDLMRSLIEASAHATSQDPDGPGKTSHRVIADHLRSVSFLIADGVMPSNEGRGYVLRRIMRRAMRHAHMLGAQDPVMFKLVPALVRQMGGAYPELARAQALIEETLRLEETKFKQTLDRGLRLLDEELGRLPEGAELPGGAAFKLYDTYGFPLDLTQDALREKGRAVDVQGFEAAMAEQRAKARAAWSGTGEAKDAKIWFELAEAHGATEFLGYDTETAEGVVLALVTDGAAIGAAESGSTVQIVVNQTPFYGESGGQVGDSGWVRTNTGLAHVTDTKKAAGVFIHIAEVVEGSILKGQPAKLEVEHGRRSAIRANHSATHLLHEALRRALGDHVAQKGSLNAPDRLRFDFSHSTALSGAELAQVEAEVNQFVRQNSPVETRIMTPDDARAIGAQALFGEKYGDEVRVVSMGVLEGSAKGADGKTYSLELCGGTHVARTGDIGAFVLLGDSASSAGVRRIEALTGAAALEHLRVQDARLAEIATALKTPVFDVVDRVKALAEERRALQNEVAQLRRELAMGGGAKGGPEAKEVAGVKFLAQVLSGVSGKDLPALIDEMKARIGSGAVLLIADTGAKPAVAAGVTADLTARISAVALVKAAAEAMGGKGGGGRPDMAQAGGADIGQADAAIKAAEAVIGG; this is encoded by the coding sequence ATGGCGTCGCTGAACGATATCCGATCGACCTTCCTCGACTTCTTCCAGCGTAATGGGCACCGGGTGGTGGAGTCATCGCCCCTGATCCCGCGCAATGACCCGACGCTGATGTTTGCCAATTCGGGGATGGTGCAGTTCAAGAACTGTTTCACCGGGGTCGAGACGCGGGATTACAAGCGCGCCACGACGGCACAGAAATGCGTTCGCGCGGGCGGCAAACATAATGACCTGGACAATGTCGGCTATACCGCCCGGCACCATACCTTCTTTGAAATGCTGGGGAATTTCAGCTTTGGCGACTATTTCAAAGCCGAAGCCATCGCCTTTTCCTGGGAATTGCTGACCAAGGATTTCGGCATCGACCCAAAGAAGCTTTGTGTCACGGTCTATCACACGGATGACGAGGCGGCGGGCATCTGGAAGAAGGTGGCGGGTCTGGAAGACCACCGGATCATCCACATCGCGAGCGATGACAATTTCTGGCGGATGGGCCCGACGGGCCCCTGCGGGCCTTGCACCGAGATTTTCTATGACCATGGCGACCATATCTGGGGCGGCCCTCCGGGCAGCGCGGATGAGGATGGCGACCGGTTCATCGAAATCTGGAACAACGTTTTCATGCAGAACGAACAGTTCGCAGATGGCACGTTGCGCCCCTTGGACATGCAGTCCATCGACACCGGCATGGGTCTGGAACGGATCGGGGCCCTGTTGCAGGGCAAGCATGACAATTACGACACCGACCTTATGCGGTCGTTGATCGAGGCATCGGCCCATGCCACCAGCCAAGACCCAGATGGCCCGGGCAAGACCAGCCATCGGGTGATCGCTGATCACCTGCGGTCGGTGTCTTTCCTGATTGCGGATGGGGTAATGCCGTCGAATGAGGGGCGCGGCTATGTGCTGCGCCGTATCATGCGGCGGGCGATGCGGCATGCGCATATGCTGGGCGCGCAGGACCCGGTGATGTTCAAGCTGGTGCCGGCTCTGGTACGGCAGATGGGCGGGGCCTATCCGGAACTGGCCCGCGCGCAGGCCTTGATTGAGGAAACACTGCGGCTGGAAGAGACGAAGTTCAAACAGACGCTGGACCGTGGTTTGCGCCTGCTGGATGAGGAATTGGGGCGTCTGCCGGAAGGGGCTGAACTGCCGGGGGGCGCGGCCTTTAAACTCTATGACACTTATGGCTTCCCACTTGACCTGACGCAGGATGCGCTGCGCGAAAAGGGCCGTGCGGTAGATGTGCAGGGGTTCGAGGCGGCGATGGCCGAACAGCGCGCAAAGGCGCGGGCGGCATGGTCGGGCACGGGTGAGGCAAAGGATGCCAAGATCTGGTTCGAACTGGCCGAGGCGCATGGCGCAACGGAATTCCTTGGCTATGACACCGAAACGGCCGAAGGCGTGGTTCTGGCTTTGGTCACGGATGGGGCGGCCATTGGCGCGGCCGAGTCGGGCAGCACGGTTCAGATCGTGGTGAACCAGACGCCCTTCTATGGCGAATCCGGTGGTCAGGTGGGGGATTCGGGCTGGGTGCGGACGAATACTGGCCTTGCCCATGTGACCGATACGAAGAAGGCCGCGGGGGTGTTCATCCACATCGCCGAGGTGGTGGAAGGGTCGATCCTGAAGGGCCAGCCTGCTAAGCTGGAGGTGGAGCATGGACGGCGGTCGGCCATCCGCGCCAACCATTCCGCCACGCACCTGTTGCACGAGGCGTTGCGCCGCGCGCTGGGGGATCATGTGGCGCAGAAGGGCAGCTTGAACGCGCCCGACAGGCTGCGTTTCGATTTCAGCCATTCGACGGCCCTTTCGGGGGCGGAACTGGCGCAGGTCGAGGCAGAGGTGAACCAGTTCGTCCGCCAGAACAGCCCCGTAGAGACGCGGATCATGACGCCCGACGATGCGCGCGCCATCGGGGCGCAGGCGCTGTTTGGCGAGAAATATGGCGATGAGGTCCGTGTCGTGTCGATGGGCGTGCTTGAAGGCTCGGCCAAGGGCGCGGATGGCAAGACCTACTCTCTGGAACTTTGCGGCGGCACCCATGTGGCGCGGACCGGGGATATCGGGGCCTTTGTCCTGCTCGGTGACTCGGCCTCTTCGGCGGGCGTGCGCCGGATCGAGGCGCTGACGGGGGCAGCGGCGCTGGAGCATCTGCGGGTGCAGGATGCGCGTTTGGCCGAGATCGCAACGGCGTTGAAGACCCCGGTCTTCGACGTTGTGGACCGCGTGAAGGCGCTGGCCGAGGAGCGGCGGGCGTTGCAGAACGAGGTGGCGCAGCTGCGGCGCGAGCTGGCGATGGGTGGTGGCGCCAAGGGCGGGCCAGAGGCCAAAGAGGTGGCTGGCGTGAAATTCTTGGCGCAAGTCCTGTCGGGCGTTTCGGGCAAGGACCTGCCTGCGCTGATCGATGAGATGAAGGCACGGATCGGATCGGGCGCGGTGCTTTTGATCGCGGATACCGGGGCAAAACCTGCAGTCGCCGCGGGGGTGACGGCGGACCTGACGGCACGGATTTCGGCGGTGGCTTTGGTGAAAGCGGCGGCAGAGGCGATGGGCGGCAAGGGCGGCGGCGGGCGGCCTGACATGGCGCAAGCGGGCGGCGCGGATATCGGGCAGGCGGATGCGGCCATCAAGGCGGCGGAAGCCGTGATCGGAGGATAA
- a CDS encoding type 1 glutamine amidotransferase encodes MPPLAPARVPCILPLIEKPGNPMRVAIVENTRITHHGQVGVALHEAAAKIDLYKPWADQRLPDPGSFDALVVFGGEQSARDDHSHPYLSALARLMHVAGKEGKAVLGICLGSQLLARGLGAENHLGTAPEFGWCEVALTDDGRADPVLSHLPDRFPIFQWHSDTFTLPQGTTRLAGSDVAQNQCFRINRATYGMQFHFEASRAVVADWNRHFPEAVERNLPGWLGTHHPERAPVQGVQADAAGLAIARAWVGLIESGT; translated from the coding sequence ATGCCGCCCCTTGCACCTGCCCGCGTGCCATGCATCCTGCCGCTCATCGAAAAACCGGGGAACCCCATGCGCGTCGCCATCGTCGAAAACACCCGCATCACCCATCACGGGCAGGTCGGCGTCGCCTTGCACGAGGCGGCGGCCAAGATCGACCTCTACAAACCCTGGGCCGATCAGCGCCTTCCTGATCCGGGCAGCTTTGACGCGCTTGTGGTCTTTGGCGGCGAACAATCGGCGCGCGATGACCACAGCCACCCCTATCTCTCCGCCCTCGCCCGCCTGATGCACGTCGCAGGCAAAGAGGGGAAGGCCGTCCTTGGCATCTGCCTTGGCTCGCAACTTCTTGCGCGCGGTCTAGGCGCCGAGAACCACCTTGGCACCGCCCCCGAATTCGGTTGGTGCGAGGTGGCGCTCACCGATGACGGTCGCGCCGATCCCGTCCTGTCGCATCTTCCCGACCGGTTTCCCATTTTCCAATGGCATTCCGACACCTTCACCCTGCCCCAAGGCACGACGCGCCTTGCCGGGTCCGACGTCGCGCAGAACCAATGCTTCCGCATCAACCGTGCCACCTATGGGATGCAGTTCCACTTCGAAGCCTCGCGCGCCGTGGTCGCCGATTGGAACCGCCATTTCCCCGAGGCGGTGGAACGCAACCTTCCCGGCTGGCTGGGCACCCATCATCCGGAACGCGCGCCCGTTCAAGGCGTGCAGGCAGATGCCGCAGGTCTTGCCATCGCGCGGGCCTGGGTCGGGCTGATCGAAAGCGGAACCTGA
- a CDS encoding DUF1330 domain-containing protein translates to MPTALWIAHVHVTDAEAYGRYAKEAGPAIAAHGGVFLARGGRYVQLEGNDRARNVVARFPSLEKAVECYNSPAYQAALAHAKGASLRDLMVVEEIE, encoded by the coding sequence ATGCCGACAGCTCTTTGGATTGCCCATGTGCATGTGACGGATGCCGAGGCCTATGGCCGCTACGCCAAGGAGGCAGGTCCTGCCATCGCGGCGCATGGCGGCGTTTTTCTGGCCCGTGGCGGGCGCTATGTGCAACTGGAAGGCAATGACCGCGCGCGCAACGTGGTGGCCCGGTTCCCCAGCCTTGAAAAGGCGGTTGAATGCTACAACTCGCCCGCCTATCAGGCGGCGCTGGCCCATGCGAAGGGGGCCAGTCTGCGCGACTTGATGGTCGTCGAAGAAATCGAGTGA
- a CDS encoding class II glutamine amidotransferase, whose translation MCRWAAYVGAPIFLEEIVSRPGHSLIHQSHCATQCHTAINADGFGLAWYGERPEPGLYRDVLPAWSDPNLRSLTAQVKSGLFLAHVRASTGTATSRNNCHPFTVGRWSFMHNGQIGGYDAFRRDADMMIREDLYPHRKGATDSEALFLIALAEGLEEDPQGAMQRAAGRVIALAREKGTLPHLRLTAALSDGVRLHAVRYATDAHAPTLYHRWSDRRQGRAVVSEPLEQDEGDWIEVPAGSFCTFDGAGVTIRPFAPEGIKLAA comes from the coding sequence ATGTGCCGCTGGGCTGCCTATGTGGGGGCGCCGATCTTTTTGGAAGAGATCGTGAGCCGCCCCGGCCATTCCCTGATCCATCAAAGCCATTGCGCAACGCAATGTCATACGGCCATCAATGCCGATGGCTTTGGCTTGGCGTGGTATGGCGAGCGTCCTGAACCGGGGCTTTACCGTGATGTTCTACCCGCGTGGTCGGACCCCAATCTGCGCAGCCTGACGGCGCAGGTCAAATCGGGGCTTTTCCTTGCCCATGTGCGCGCGTCAACCGGGACGGCGACCAGCCGGAACAATTGCCATCCCTTCACGGTGGGGCGGTGGAGTTTCATGCATAATGGGCAGATCGGGGGCTATGATGCCTTTCGCAGGGATGCCGATATGATGATCCGCGAGGATCTTTACCCCCACCGCAAGGGTGCCACGGATAGCGAGGCGCTGTTTTTGATCGCGCTGGCCGAGGGGCTGGAGGAGGATCCGCAAGGGGCCATGCAACGGGCGGCGGGGCGGGTGATCGCGCTTGCGCGCGAGAAGGGCACGCTGCCCCATCTGCGGCTGACGGCAGCGCTGTCGGATGGGGTGCGGCTGCATGCCGTGCGCTATGCGACGGATGCGCATGCGCCAACGCTTTATCATCGCTGGTCGGATCGGCGGCAGGGACGGGCGGTGGTGTCTGAACCCTTGGAACAGGATGAAGGCGACTGGATCGAAGTGCCGGCGGGCAGCTTCTGCACCTTTGACGGGGCAGGGGTGACGATCCGTCCCTTTGCGCCAGAGGGGATCAAGCTGGCCGCCTGA
- the guaB gene encoding IMP dehydrogenase, giving the protein MEIREALTFDDVLLVPAASSVLPSEADTSTNVTKSIRMNIPLLSSAMDTVTEARMAIAMAQAGGIGVIHRNLDIEAQATEVRRVKRFESGVVYKPITLTPDQTLADAKALMERYNITGFPVVDGAGRVLGIVTNRDMRFASDDKTPVSVMMTAVNLAVLREPVDREQAISLMKARRIEKLLVTDGQGKLTGLLTLKDTEKAVLNPQACKDELGRLRVAAASTVGDAGFERSQALIDAGVDMVVIDTAHGHSEGVARAVERIKALSNAVQVVAGNVATAEATRALIGAGADAVKVGIGPGSICTTRIVAGVGVPQLTAIMDSARAAGDIPVIADGGIKFSGDFAKAIAAGASCAMVGSAIAGTDESPGEVILWQGRSFKAYRGMGSLGAMARGSADRYFQKDAASDKLVPEGIEGQVPYKGSAAAVIHQMVGGLRAAMGYTGNATVAEMRSRCQFVRITGAGLKESHVHDVQITRESPNYRIG; this is encoded by the coding sequence ATGGAGATTCGCGAGGCCCTTACCTTTGATGATGTCCTCTTGGTTCCGGCGGCGTCCAGCGTCTTGCCGAGCGAGGCAGATACGTCCACCAATGTGACGAAGTCGATCCGCATGAACATCCCGCTTTTGTCGAGCGCGATGGACACGGTGACCGAGGCGCGCATGGCCATTGCCATGGCGCAGGCGGGCGGGATCGGGGTGATCCACCGCAATTTGGACATCGAGGCGCAGGCGACCGAGGTCCGCCGGGTGAAGCGGTTCGAAAGCGGGGTGGTCTATAAGCCCATCACGCTGACCCCTGACCAGACGCTGGCGGATGCCAAGGCCCTGATGGAACGCTACAATATCACTGGTTTTCCGGTGGTGGATGGGGCGGGCCGTGTGCTGGGAATCGTGACGAACCGCGACATGCGCTTTGCTTCCGATGACAAGACGCCGGTTTCGGTGATGATGACGGCGGTTAATCTGGCCGTGCTGCGCGAACCGGTGGACCGGGAGCAGGCGATCAGCCTGATGAAGGCGCGGCGGATCGAAAAGCTGCTGGTGACGGATGGACAGGGCAAGCTGACGGGTCTTCTGACGCTGAAGGACACGGAAAAGGCAGTGCTGAACCCGCAGGCCTGCAAGGATGAGTTGGGACGGCTGCGGGTTGCCGCAGCATCCACCGTGGGAGATGCGGGGTTTGAACGGTCGCAGGCCCTGATCGATGCGGGGGTGGATATGGTGGTGATCGACACCGCGCATGGCCATTCCGAAGGCGTGGCCCGCGCAGTGGAGCGGATCAAGGCGCTGTCCAATGCGGTGCAGGTTGTGGCCGGGAACGTGGCCACAGCAGAGGCGACGCGCGCCCTGATCGGGGCGGGTGCGGATGCAGTGAAGGTGGGGATCGGGCCGGGGTCGATCTGCACAACGCGGATCGTTGCGGGTGTTGGCGTGCCGCAACTGACCGCGATCATGGATTCGGCCCGCGCTGCGGGGGATATCCCCGTGATCGCTGATGGCGGGATCAAGTTTTCCGGCGATTTCGCAAAGGCCATCGCGGCGGGGGCCTCTTGCGCCATGGTGGGCAGCGCGATTGCCGGAACCGACGAATCCCCCGGCGAAGTGATCCTGTGGCAGGGGCGGTCCTTCAAAGCCTATCGTGGTATGGGCAGCCTTGGCGCGATGGCGCGGGGGTCGGCCGACCGTTATTTCCAGAAGGATGCAGCATCCGACAAGTTGGTGCCCGAAGGGATCGAGGGGCAGGTGCCTTACAAGGGCTCGGCTGCGGCGGTCATTCACCAGATGGTGGGGGGCTTGCGGGCGGCGATGGGCTATACCGGCAATGCCACCGTGGCCGAGATGCGGTCGCGCTGTCAATTCGTGCGCATCACAGGGGCGGGGCTGAAGGAATCCCATGTCCATGACGTGCAGATCACGCGGGAAAGCCCGAATTACCGGATCGGATAA
- a CDS encoding RsmB/NOP family class I SAM-dependent RNA methyltransferase gives MTPGARAAAAIAVLEQVLAGRPAEVALTNWGRANRYAGSGDRAAVRDIVFDVLRCRRSCAALGGGQGARALVLGWARARGQEELFDGQGHAPAPPSAAEAGRVPEGAEAIDCPDWLAPSLRASLGDTFEPVMNSMQRRAPVFLRVNAARVTREAAVAALAAEGIVARPHPLARMALEVVEGARKVQSSVAYAGGLVELQDAASQAVVEMLPLSDGMAVLDHCAGGGGKTLAMAARARLQLFAHDAEVRRMADLPARAARAGVRVKITENPENTAPYDLILTDVPCSGSGSWRRDPEGKWAFTAERLATLLSIQAGIMDRAAAMVRAGGALGYATCSLLEAENAAQVAGFLTRHPDWRLEAERRFTPLEEGDGFYAAVLRAPA, from the coding sequence ATGACCCCCGGCGCACGGGCAGCGGCGGCGATTGCTGTGTTGGAGCAGGTCTTGGCAGGCCGCCCCGCCGAGGTCGCGCTGACCAATTGGGGGCGGGCGAACCGCTATGCGGGTTCAGGTGACAGGGCTGCGGTGCGCGACATTGTCTTTGACGTGCTGCGGTGTCGGCGGTCCTGCGCGGCGCTTGGAGGCGGACAGGGCGCGCGGGCGCTGGTTCTGGGCTGGGCGCGGGCGCGCGGGCAAGAGGAGCTATTTGATGGGCAAGGCCATGCCCCTGCGCCGCCATCGGCGGCAGAAGCGGGACGGGTGCCCGAGGGGGCCGAGGCGATCGATTGCCCCGATTGGCTTGCGCCGTCTTTGCGGGCCTCTCTGGGTGATACCTTTGAGCCGGTGATGAATTCGATGCAGCGTCGCGCACCGGTCTTTTTGCGGGTGAATGCGGCGCGCGTGACGCGCGAGGCGGCGGTCGCGGCGCTGGCGGCCGAGGGGATCGTGGCCCGCCCCCATCCTCTGGCGCGGATGGCGCTGGAGGTGGTCGAGGGCGCGCGGAAGGTGCAAAGCTCGGTCGCCTATGCGGGTGGTCTGGTGGAATTGCAGGATGCCGCTAGTCAGGCCGTGGTGGAGATGCTGCCCCTATCTGATGGGATGGCGGTGTTGGACCATTGCGCAGGCGGCGGGGGCAAGACGCTGGCCATGGCAGCGCGGGCGCGGCTGCAGCTTTTCGCCCATGATGCCGAGGTGCGGCGCATGGCCGACCTTCCTGCCCGCGCAGCGCGTGCCGGAGTGCGTGTGAAAATTACGGAAAATCCCGAAAATACGGCGCCTTATGACCTGATCCTTACGGATGTTCCCTGTTCGGGTTCCGGCAGTTGGCGGCGCGATCCGGAAGGGAAATGGGCGTTCACAGCAGAGCGGCTGGCGACGCTTTTGTCCATTCAAGCGGGGATCATGGACCGCGCGGCGGCGATGGTTCGGGCCGGGGGTGCCTTGGGCTATGCGACATGTTCCCTGCTGGAGGCCGAGAATGCGGCACAGGTCGCGGGGTTCCTGACCCGCCATCCCGATTGGCGGCTGGAAGCGGAAAGACGCTTCACGCCCTTGGAAGAGGGCGATGGCTTCTATGCGGCGGTGCTGCGCGCTCCGGCATAG
- a CDS encoding ATP-binding protein, producing MTDRSADNERRLALPPIGWSGALVLGSAAMCGLALLLVGLHIATGLAAFGAGLTLALLFYALARRMGEEGRVEVKAATATSNEAELIEGLALPLIGFDAAGNLTHVNSEARLLLDLGPGERPEPARLFVDLGRPVRDWIADVAARRLPGGVEMVALRGVRQDEGDRFVQVALRPDGRGGALAVLQDATALKRIEAQVLQGQKMQAIGQLAGGIAHDFNNLLTAITGHCDLMLLRHRVDDPDHPDLVQIRQNANRAAALVSQLLAFSRKQTLKPERIDLQDALADMTHLLNRLLGEKVVLELVHGAEAMAIRADRRQFDQVIMNLVVNARDAMPDGGVVQVQTRLVTLTEEMERDRAVVPRGRHVVISVEDSGHGIPAERIGKIFDPFFTTKRPGEGTGLGLSMVYGIVKQSGGFIFVTSTPGLGAHFELWFPYCSDPPALASVAPGRARHGPRKGGVILLVEDEAPVRTFAARALRLRGLSVLEAANAEEALSLLEDDRLRIDVFVTDVVMPGLDGPGWVQRALERRPGTRTVFMSGYAEEALSDLQARIPGSVFLPKPFSLSELTDMVQAQLVA from the coding sequence ATGACAGATCGTTCCGCAGATAATGAACGCCGTCTTGCCCTACCGCCGATCGGGTGGTCAGGGGCGCTTGTTCTTGGTTCTGCGGCGATGTGCGGCTTGGCCCTACTGCTAGTGGGCCTGCATATCGCGACGGGGCTTGCCGCTTTTGGCGCCGGGCTGACTTTGGCGCTGCTGTTCTATGCTCTGGCGCGGCGCATGGGGGAAGAGGGGCGGGTGGAGGTAAAGGCCGCCACAGCGACCAGCAACGAGGCAGAGCTGATAGAGGGGCTGGCGCTGCCCCTGATTGGGTTTGATGCCGCGGGCAATCTGACCCATGTGAATTCCGAAGCACGGCTTCTTCTTGACCTTGGCCCGGGCGAGCGGCCGGAACCGGCACGGCTTTTCGTCGATCTGGGCAGGCCAGTGCGGGACTGGATTGCCGATGTGGCGGCGCGGCGCTTGCCGGGCGGCGTGGAAATGGTGGCGCTGCGTGGCGTGCGTCAGGATGAAGGGGACCGTTTCGTTCAGGTCGCTCTGCGCCCCGATGGCCGGGGCGGTGCGCTGGCCGTGTTGCAGGATGCAACCGCCCTAAAGCGGATTGAGGCGCAGGTTCTGCAAGGCCAGAAAATGCAGGCCATCGGGCAGTTGGCCGGGGGTATAGCGCATGATTTCAACAATCTTCTGACGGCGATCACGGGCCACTGCGACCTGATGTTGCTGCGTCACAGGGTCGATGACCCGGACCATCCCGATCTGGTGCAGATCCGGCAGAACGCCAACCGCGCAGCGGCGCTTGTCTCGCAGCTTTTGGCCTTTTCACGCAAGCAGACGCTCAAGCCCGAAAGGATCGACCTTCAGGATGCGCTGGCGGATATGACCCATCTTCTGAACCGCCTTCTCGGTGAAAAGGTGGTGCTGGAGCTGGTGCATGGGGCAGAGGCCATGGCGATCCGGGCGGATCGACGACAATTCGATCAGGTCATCATGAATCTTGTGGTGAATGCGCGGGATGCGATGCCTGATGGCGGTGTCGTTCAGGTGCAGACACGGCTTGTGACCCTGACCGAAGAGATGGAAAGGGACCGTGCTGTCGTGCCGCGAGGGCGCCATGTGGTCATCTCGGTTGAGGATTCGGGCCATGGCATCCCGGCCGAGCGGATCGGAAAGATTTTCGATCCTTTCTTTACGACTAAACGGCCCGGGGAAGGCACGGGTCTGGGCCTGTCGATGGTTTACGGCATCGTAAAACAATCGGGTGGTTTCATCTTTGTTACCTCTACCCCCGGTCTTGGGGCGCATTTCGAACTGTGGTTCCCCTATTGCAGCGATCCGCCAGCGCTTGCCAGCGTGGCACCGGGCAGGGCGCGCCATGGGCCGCGCAAGGGGGGCGTCATCCTGCTGGTGGAGGATGAGGCCCCGGTGCGCACCTTTGCTGCGCGGGCGCTGCGCCTCAGGGGGCTTTCGGTTCTGGAAGCGGCAAATGCCGAAGAGGCGCTGTCCCTGCTTGAAGATGACAGGCTGCGGATCGATGTTTTCGTCACCGATGTGGTGATGCCGGGGCTGGACGGCCCCGGCTGGGTGCAACGCGCGCTGGAAAGGCGTCCGGGCACGCGCACGGTGTTCATGTCGGGCTATGCCGAAGAGGCGCTGTCGGATCTGCAGGCGCGTATTCCGGGTTCGGTATTCTTGCCCAAACCCTTTTCCCTTTCGGAACTGACCGACATGGTGCAAGCGCAATTGGTGGCGTGA
- a CDS encoding SDR family NAD(P)-dependent oxidoreductase — protein MAAGRRVLVTGAGALGGIGFATARALARAGNRVAICATTGRVHARAAELIAEGLDVTAHVADLTEPDQVQRLFDAVGPVDVLVNNAGMGSVGAPAEQVSFLDLDPDQWRRAMDVSLTTAVLVTRAFLPGMVAQAWGRVVMMASVTGPYVSNPGESAYSAAKAGMVGLTHALALEVAARGVTVNAVAPGWVATEASTPEEVLAARATPPGRAGTPDEVAAVVGFLASDAASYVNGAVIVVDGGNILQERKG, from the coding sequence ATGGCAGCGGGGCGGCGCGTATTGGTGACAGGGGCGGGGGCGTTGGGGGGCATCGGTTTTGCCACGGCGCGGGCCTTGGCGCGCGCAGGTAACCGGGTGGCGATTTGTGCGACCACGGGGCGCGTGCATGCGCGAGCGGCTGAACTGATTGCAGAAGGCCTTGACGTAACGGCCCATGTCGCCGACCTGACGGAGCCTGATCAGGTGCAGCGCTTGTTCGATGCGGTGGGGCCGGTGGATGTGCTGGTCAACAATGCAGGGATGGGGTCGGTTGGGGCACCGGCGGAACAGGTCTCTTTTCTTGACCTTGACCCCGATCAATGGCGGCGAGCGATGGATGTTTCGCTGACGACGGCGGTTCTGGTGACGCGGGCCTTTCTGCCGGGCATGGTGGCGCAGGCATGGGGGCGTGTGGTGATGATGGCCTCGGTCACCGGGCCCTATGTGTCGAACCCCGGAGAGTCTGCTTATTCGGCGGCAAAGGCGGGGATGGTGGGGCTAACCCATGCGCTGGCGCTGGAGGTGGCGGCACGGGGCGTGACGGTGAATGCGGTCGCACCGGGCTGGGTGGCGACGGAGGCCTCGACGCCGGAAGAGGTGCTGGCTGCACGGGCCACGCCGCCGGGCCGGGCCGGAACGCCCGACGAAGTGGCGGCGGTGGTGGGTTTCCTTGCCTCCGATGCCGCATCCTATGTCAATGGCGCGGTGATCGTGGTGGATGGCGGCAATATCTTGCAGGAGCGGAAGGGATGA